From the Octadecabacter antarcticus 307 genome, one window contains:
- a CDS encoding integrase core domain-containing protein, translated as MNLFIERLWGTLKQEDSYLLEISECFQSKCIIDNWIEFHNSERPHAALDKRTPDVVYVGKV; from the coding sequence ATGAACCTCTTCATCGAACGCCTCTGGGGTACCCTGAAACAGGAGGACAGTTATCTACTTGAAATCAGCGAGTGCTTCCAGTCAAAATGTATCATAGATAACTGGATTGAGTTTCACAACTCAGAGCGCCCTCACGCCGCCCTTGATAAGCGAACGCCGGACGTCGTATACGTTGGTAAGGTGTAA
- a CDS encoding IS3 family transposase: MTKRRNFSDNFKATVALEALRGDKTVQEIAAKRQLHPTQVSTWKRQAIEGMAGVFTDKVKKAQNKAGEIKELHAKIGQLAVENDFLSQGLKTGYFAKANSPG, translated from the coding sequence ATGACAAAGCGACGGAACTTTTCAGACAACTTTAAAGCTACTGTGGCGCTTGAGGCGCTGCGCGGTGACAAGACGGTTCAGGAGATTGCGGCCAAGCGGCAGCTCCACCCAACGCAGGTGAGCACATGGAAACGACAGGCGATCGAAGGCATGGCCGGGGTTTTTACCGACAAGGTCAAAAAGGCTCAGAACAAGGCCGGTGAGATTAAAGAGCTGCACGCCAAGATTGGTCAGTTAGCGGTGGAGAACGATTTTTTGTCACAAGGGCTGAAGACAGGTTATTTCGCTAAAGCGAATTCACCGGGGTGA
- a CDS encoding IS3 family transposase, translating into MVRKENTKLSLTRQCKLLKISRSSIYYTPVGVNAETLKLMHEIDRIFTKYPFFGSRQIAAYLPQSGFSAGRHRVRRLMNIMPCPAGDAKHR; encoded by the coding sequence ATGGTCCGCAAAGAGAACACAAAACTGAGCCTGACGCGCCAGTGTAAGCTGCTCAAGATCAGCCGTTCGTCGATCTATTACACACCAGTTGGGGTGAATGCTGAGACGCTTAAGCTGATGCATGAGATTGATCGGATATTTACGAAATATCCATTCTTTGGCAGCCGACAGATAGCAGCCTATTTGCCCCAGTCAGGGTTCTCTGCGGGTCGGCATCGTGTTCGTCGCCTGATGAACATCATGCCTTGCCCGGCAGGCGATGCAAAGCATCGCTGA
- a CDS encoding IS110 family RNA-guided transposase codes for MAKLSKTSPVVGGVDTHKDLHVAAVVDQNDQVLGTQSFATTRQGYKLMLAWMLSFGNLQRIGVECTGSYGAGLLRYMQAAGVDVLEVSAPDKLDRRRRGKNDDFDAESAAHAAYEKRRTVTPRSRDGMVESLRVLKVCRKTAVQARRIALQIIQTTIVCAPDRLRDTLRKMTRMQLIRTLAAWRPDLTAFRDIEEAYRIALKSLARRYLELHDEVAELDIMIQAIVTDLAPELIARNSIGLNSAAQLLLTAGDNPQRLRSEASFAALCGVSPVPASSGKTTRHRLNRGGDRAANSALHIIAIGRLRLDTKTQEYVARRVAPGHSKLEAIRCLKRYIAREVFNIIARRHKQINQAQIAA; via the coding sequence ATGGCCAAACTCTCAAAGACTTCACCCGTCGTCGGTGGCGTCGATACTCACAAAGATCTGCACGTCGCTGCTGTTGTTGATCAAAACGATCAGGTGCTTGGTACGCAAAGCTTTGCCACCACGCGGCAGGGATACAAGCTGATGCTGGCTTGGATGCTATCCTTCGGAAACCTACAACGTATCGGGGTTGAATGCACTGGCAGCTATGGCGCAGGACTTTTGCGATATATGCAGGCTGCTGGTGTGGACGTCCTAGAGGTAAGCGCACCTGACAAGCTGGACCGAAGACGGCGCGGCAAGAACGATGACTTCGATGCGGAAAGTGCGGCTCACGCAGCCTACGAAAAACGGCGCACAGTAACCCCGCGCAGTCGAGATGGGATGGTGGAATCCCTGCGTGTGCTGAAGGTTTGTCGCAAAACCGCCGTCCAAGCGCGGCGGATTGCACTGCAAATTATCCAGACGACAATCGTTTGCGCGCCTGACCGATTGCGCGACACCCTGCGCAAGATGACCCGCATGCAACTGATCAGGACTTTAGCAGCCTGGCGTCCTGACCTGACTGCGTTTCGAGATATTGAAGAAGCTTATCGGATAGCTCTCAAATCACTGGCCCGCCGGTATCTTGAACTGCATGATGAAGTCGCCGAGCTGGACATTATGATCCAAGCAATTGTCACAGATTTGGCCCCAGAGCTGATCGCACGCAACTCAATCGGGTTGAACAGCGCAGCCCAATTGTTGCTGACCGCAGGCGACAATCCTCAACGCCTCCGATCCGAAGCCAGCTTTGCTGCATTGTGTGGTGTCAGCCCAGTTCCTGCCTCATCGGGCAAAACCACACGACACCGCTTGAACCGAGGTGGCGACCGTGCCGCGAACAGTGCGTTACACATCATTGCAATCGGACGGTTGCGGTTGGATACGAAGACCCAAGAATACGTCGCACGTAGAGTAGCCCCAGGCCATTCAAAGCTAGAAGCGATCCGCTGCCTCAAACGATACATTGCGCGCGAAGTCTTCAACATCATCGCGCGTCGCCACAAACAAATAAATCAGGCTCAGATCGCGGCTTGA
- a CDS encoding integrase core domain-containing protein, which yields MTEANIKISMDGRGRYLDNIFIERQWRSLKQEAVYLHEITGGFHAKRIIDTWIGFYNSERPHTALDKRTPDIAYFGHAEIRKSA from the coding sequence TTGACCGAAGCCAACATCAAAATATCAATGGACGGACGCGGCCGCTATCTCGACAATATCTTCATCGAACGCCAGTGGCGATCCCTCAAGCAGGAGGCCGTTTACTTGCATGAAATCACCGGCGGGTTCCACGCAAAACGGATCATCGATACATGGATTGGGTTCTACAACTCAGAACGCCCTCACACGGCCCTTGATAAGCGAACACCGGACATCGCATACTTTGGCCACGCGGAGATACGAAAATCGGCATGA
- a CDS encoding MGH1-like glycoside hydrolase domain-containing protein, whose amino-acid sequence MPGLLAGSTIRIHKTSRKDAEGMRPREAEYDRYIAMVQFGVKVVGWDQTRIVADGPFLMADPGITFVLLRAHEDLAVLGRALGEDVTEIESWAAALRNALPLIWNPELGAYDAKDLRTRLFAGVLGSGAFLAYLAGASNPELDAQLIRVWDAVRYGIASADPEAAIFDPRRYWRGPTWPVIDALMAIGLRDSGRHDLEARLRAETAELIEKHGFFEYFDPTDATPCGGDNFTWTAAIWLTWAGRDLDQAKGAA is encoded by the coding sequence GTGCCGGGATTGTTGGCAGGATCGACAATTCGAATCCATAAGACCAGTAGAAAGGATGCCGAAGGTATGCGCCCCAGAGAGGCCGAATATGACCGCTACATTGCGATGGTTCAGTTTGGCGTAAAGGTCGTCGGGTGGGATCAGACGCGGATCGTGGCTGACGGCCCGTTCCTGATGGCCGATCCTGGGATCACATTCGTACTGTTGCGCGCACATGAAGACTTGGCGGTATTGGGCAGGGCCTTGGGCGAAGACGTCACCGAAATTGAAAGCTGGGCCGCGGCGTTGCGCAATGCGCTGCCTCTGATCTGGAACCCGGAACTCGGCGCCTATGATGCGAAAGATTTGCGAACAAGACTGTTTGCAGGCGTGCTCGGCTCTGGTGCGTTTCTGGCATATTTGGCAGGTGCCTCAAATCCGGAACTGGATGCCCAGCTGATACGCGTCTGGGATGCCGTACGCTATGGCATTGCATCAGCAGACCCAGAGGCGGCCATTTTCGATCCACGCCGCTATTGGCGCGGGCCAACATGGCCAGTGATCGACGCACTTATGGCGATTGGGTTGCGCGACTCTGGACGCCACGACCTTGAAGCGAGGCTGCGCGCTGAGACAGCAGAACTTATCGAGAAACACGGGTTCTTTGAATACTTTGATCCAACCGACGCGACGCCGTGCGGTGGCGACAATTTCACTTGGACAGCCGCAATCTGGCTAACATGGGCCGGGCGCGATTTGGACCAAGCCAAAGGGGCCGCCTGA
- a CDS encoding ABC transporter ATP-binding protein, with amino-acid sequence MSSIELKAVEKWFGDVQVIKGVDLAIEEGEFVIFVGPSGCGKSTLLRMIAGLEETTRGQILIGERDATAEPPSKRGLAMVFQSYALYPHMSVRENVGFPLKSAGLPKAEIDAKVDEAARVLKLDGYMDRRPKDLSGGQRQRVAIGRSIVRDPTAFLFDEPLSNLDAALRVEMRYKIAKLHQTLKSTMIYVTHDQVEAMTLADRIVVLEFGKIAQVGSPRELYEKPANLFVAQFIGSPRMNVMPAKAVPKVQLPTKAVSLGIRPEHISVVDEGDGHLQGTVDVLEYLGADTFVIMACGEAGQVTVRIKADTTLKPGTKVGLLFPSESFHCFDDIGLAID; translated from the coding sequence ATGTCATCAATCGAGTTGAAAGCTGTTGAGAAATGGTTCGGTGACGTTCAGGTCATCAAAGGGGTTGATCTCGCAATTGAGGAGGGCGAATTTGTTATCTTTGTCGGACCATCCGGCTGCGGAAAATCGACACTGTTGCGCATGATCGCCGGACTAGAGGAAACGACGCGCGGGCAAATCCTGATCGGTGAACGCGACGCGACTGCTGAGCCGCCAAGCAAGCGTGGGCTGGCGATGGTTTTTCAATCCTACGCGCTTTACCCGCATATGTCGGTTCGCGAAAACGTAGGCTTCCCGCTTAAATCTGCGGGACTTCCCAAGGCAGAGATAGATGCAAAAGTCGACGAAGCCGCACGCGTTCTTAAACTTGATGGTTATATGGATCGACGCCCCAAAGACCTGTCTGGCGGACAGCGCCAGCGGGTGGCCATTGGCCGCTCAATTGTGCGCGACCCCACCGCGTTCTTGTTCGACGAACCACTGTCCAATCTTGACGCAGCACTGCGGGTAGAAATGCGCTATAAAATTGCGAAACTACACCAAACGCTGAAATCTACGATGATCTACGTTACCCACGACCAAGTAGAAGCAATGACTCTGGCCGACCGGATCGTGGTGCTGGAGTTCGGAAAAATCGCTCAAGTGGGTAGCCCGCGAGAGCTTTACGAAAAACCCGCCAATCTGTTTGTTGCACAGTTTATCGGTTCGCCAAGGATGAACGTTATGCCGGCCAAAGCTGTCCCAAAGGTGCAACTGCCCACCAAGGCTGTTTCGCTTGGAATTAGGCCAGAGCATATTTCGGTTGTCGACGAGGGCGATGGACATCTTCAAGGAACGGTCGACGTATTGGAATATCTAGGTGCCGATACGTTTGTTATCATGGCGTGCGGCGAGGCAGGACAAGTCACCGTCCGGATCAAAGCCGATACGACGTTGAAACCCGGGACCAAGGTGGGACTATTGTTCCCATCAGAGAGCTTTCATTGCTTTGACGACATTGGGCTTGCCATCGACTAA
- a CDS encoding dihydroxyacetone kinase subunit DhaK, whose translation MKQFINQKEDMVTEAIDGTIAASGGKLTRLDGYPHIKVVVRSDWDKSKVALVSGGGSGHEPAHAGFVGAGMLTAAVCGDVFASPSVDAVLAGILAVTGPAGCLLIVKNYTGDRLNFGLAAERARAFGHKVSMVIVDDDVALPDLPQARGLAGTLFVHKIAGAMAENGAMLEDCTLAAERVIKNSRSIGMSLDTCTVPGSPKEDRIPEGMVELGLGIHGEAGVEQVTSSGAKDAIAKVVQKLAATMADAPHAVLINNLGAASVLEMSILTNDLLASSIGGRIALVIGPSAMMTALDMHGFSVSVVEMTSDDAGLLSQAVDVAGWPGCHPRAPLTVLPLPDGLSPIRAPASPHPATAAFLTMCCEVLIASEDHLNVLDAKSGDGDTGSTLASAARALMGAMDTLPLADHTQLYRAIGLELSQTMGGSSGVLLAIFFAAAGDASASGQSMRSALQSGLERMRHVGGANPGDRTMVDALIPALEALDDGLAHAATAARKGADYTATLTSAKAGRATYINAEQLDGHVDPGAEAVARLFENLAS comes from the coding sequence ATGAAGCAGTTTATCAACCAAAAAGAAGACATGGTAACAGAGGCCATCGACGGCACGATCGCTGCATCAGGCGGCAAACTGACTCGTCTTGACGGCTACCCGCACATCAAGGTGGTCGTGCGCAGTGATTGGGACAAATCAAAAGTCGCCTTAGTTTCGGGTGGTGGGTCTGGCCATGAGCCTGCACATGCGGGTTTCGTCGGCGCGGGTATGTTGACAGCAGCGGTGTGCGGCGATGTTTTCGCATCCCCGTCTGTTGATGCGGTGCTGGCAGGAATTTTGGCCGTGACTGGCCCAGCCGGCTGTTTATTGATCGTCAAGAATTACACGGGAGACAGGCTGAACTTTGGTCTGGCCGCTGAACGGGCGCGCGCCTTCGGTCACAAGGTTTCCATGGTGATCGTTGATGACGATGTGGCCTTGCCGGACCTGCCGCAGGCGCGAGGTTTGGCTGGAACGTTGTTTGTCCACAAGATTGCAGGTGCAATGGCCGAAAACGGTGCAATGCTGGAAGATTGCACGCTGGCTGCGGAACGGGTCATCAAGAACAGCCGCAGCATTGGTATGTCCTTGGACACCTGCACTGTTCCCGGGTCGCCGAAAGAGGACCGTATCCCCGAAGGGATGGTTGAACTTGGTTTGGGTATTCATGGCGAAGCAGGTGTTGAACAAGTGACGTCTTCTGGGGCCAAGGACGCTATCGCGAAGGTTGTCCAAAAGTTGGCGGCGACCATGGCGGACGCGCCCCATGCGGTGTTGATCAACAATCTGGGCGCGGCGTCCGTATTGGAAATGTCGATCCTGACGAATGACCTTTTGGCGTCCAGCATCGGGGGCAGGATTGCGCTTGTTATCGGTCCAAGTGCCATGATGACTGCGTTGGACATGCATGGGTTTTCCGTTTCGGTTGTTGAAATGACATCGGATGATGCGGGACTGCTTTCACAGGCTGTTGATGTCGCGGGCTGGCCCGGATGCCACCCGCGCGCGCCTTTAACAGTCTTGCCTTTGCCTGATGGCTTGTCGCCGATCCGTGCGCCCGCGTCGCCCCATCCTGCCACCGCAGCGTTCCTGACAATGTGCTGTGAGGTCTTGATCGCATCGGAGGATCATCTCAACGTGCTGGACGCTAAGTCTGGCGATGGTGATACCGGGTCCACATTGGCATCGGCAGCACGTGCTTTGATGGGGGCGATGGACACCCTACCGTTGGCTGATCACACACAGCTTTACCGCGCCATCGGGTTGGAGTTGAGCCAGACCATGGGTGGCTCATCCGGTGTGTTGTTGGCGATCTTCTTTGCCGCGGCGGGGGATGCGTCTGCGTCCGGACAATCGATGCGGTCTGCTTTGCAATCTGGTCTCGAGCGGATGCGCCACGTCGGCGGGGCGAACCCAGGTGATCGCACGATGGTGGATGCGTTGATTCCAGCACTTGAGGCGCTTGACGACGGGCTTGCGCATGCGGCGACTGCCGCGCGCAAAGGGGCCGATTACACCGCCACATTGACGTCCGCCAAGGCGGGCCGCGCAACGTATATCAATGCCGAACAGCTTGACGGGCATGTTGATCCGGGCGCTGAGGCTGTTGCACGCTTGTTTGAAAACCTCGCATCATGA
- a CDS encoding ABC transporter ATP-binding protein yields the protein MAEVTLTNISKSFGDQIGLDDVSMTIPDGSFVVLLGPTGAGKTTTLRMVSGLDKPDSGRITIGGRDMASYTPAQRDVTMVFQQYSLYPHLTVRQNLEFPLKSPILRTPQDEIDRKVGEVAEVLQISHKLDNKATALSGGEMQRVSIGRALVRQPSVYLMDEPLSSLDAKLRSDLRIELKSIQANSGATFLYVTHDQIEAMTMATHVGVLDHGKLVQFGSPREVYESPVSIYAASRLGQPRINVLPADVFGGGPASATHIGLRPEQIVQGDGEDSIVNRVEHLGDQTRLHLSFKSHDLITVTDAYTNLKAGDVVKIRPDKALYFGADGARVA from the coding sequence ATGGCTGAAGTCACCCTTACAAATATTTCCAAGTCCTTTGGCGACCAGATTGGTTTGGACGACGTGTCCATGACCATTCCAGACGGGTCGTTCGTTGTTTTATTGGGGCCGACAGGCGCGGGAAAGACAACGACATTGCGCATGGTCTCTGGCCTCGACAAGCCGGACAGCGGACGCATAACCATTGGTGGTCGCGACATGGCAAGCTATACGCCCGCGCAGCGCGATGTGACGATGGTGTTCCAACAATACTCGCTCTATCCGCACCTTACAGTCCGCCAGAACCTCGAGTTTCCACTCAAATCCCCAATCCTCAGGACACCGCAGGATGAGATTGACCGCAAGGTTGGCGAGGTCGCAGAGGTTCTGCAGATCAGTCACAAACTTGATAATAAGGCCACAGCTTTGTCAGGTGGTGAGATGCAACGCGTGTCGATTGGCCGTGCGTTGGTGCGCCAGCCGTCGGTTTATCTGATGGACGAACCACTTAGCTCGCTTGACGCTAAATTGCGCTCGGACCTGCGGATTGAGCTGAAGAGTATTCAGGCCAATTCCGGTGCAACATTCCTGTATGTGACGCATGATCAGATCGAAGCCATGACAATGGCAACCCATGTTGGGGTTTTGGACCACGGAAAGCTGGTGCAATTCGGCAGCCCGCGCGAGGTGTATGAAAGCCCTGTCAGTATCTACGCGGCCAGTCGGCTTGGCCAACCGCGGATCAATGTTCTGCCGGCGGATGTGTTTGGTGGCGGGCCTGCGTCTGCCACACATATCGGACTGCGCCCCGAGCAGATTGTGCAAGGTGACGGTGAAGACAGCATAGTCAATCGCGTTGAACATCTAGGCGACCAGACGCGCCTTCACTTATCGTTCAAATCCCATGATCTGATTACGGTCACGGATGCGTACACCAATCTAAAAGCGGGCGACGTTGTCAAAATTCGCCCTGACAAAGCACTTTATTTCGGCGCTGATGGCGCGCGCGTGGCCTAA
- a CDS encoding ABC transporter ATP-binding protein has translation MAQIRIENVRKDFGSFNAVKSSTFTIEDGEFFMLLGPSGCGKTTTLRMMAGLELPTSGEIYIDGEEVGQKPASKRDIAFVFQMFALYPHMNVGKNISYPLRSQGMPKAQVKKKVHEIAEILGITDILNKSVGGLSGGDRQRVALGRAIVRDPKAFFMDEPLGALDAEFREHMSEELRALHDRMNATTVYVTHDQLEAMQMGDKIVVMNHGVVEQFGVPQEIYDWPATKFVAQFIGSPCMNFLDFKGSVSKDTDSVQLENVSLEIPKSIDGVNGDLTFGIRPEHIFLDDSAGYRGRVVATEYLGTTQIVTLDTPNGQIKARVASSDKISVGQQTGLRFDPRTVTLFDASTGHALRSHANQGVI, from the coding sequence ATGGCACAGATAAGAATTGAAAACGTGCGTAAGGATTTTGGGTCGTTCAATGCGGTAAAATCTTCAACCTTCACGATTGAGGATGGCGAGTTTTTTATGCTGCTTGGCCCATCAGGCTGCGGCAAGACCACGACACTGCGGATGATGGCGGGGCTTGAACTGCCGACATCAGGCGAGATTTACATCGACGGTGAGGAAGTGGGCCAAAAACCCGCCAGCAAGCGCGATATCGCCTTCGTGTTTCAGATGTTCGCACTGTATCCGCATATGAATGTGGGCAAGAACATCAGCTACCCGTTGCGCAGCCAAGGCATGCCAAAGGCGCAAGTAAAGAAAAAGGTACATGAGATTGCCGAGATCCTTGGCATCACGGACATCCTTAATAAGTCTGTCGGCGGTCTGTCTGGTGGTGACCGTCAGCGCGTCGCCCTTGGCCGAGCGATTGTACGCGACCCCAAAGCGTTCTTTATGGACGAACCTCTGGGTGCATTGGACGCAGAATTCCGCGAGCATATGTCTGAAGAATTGCGCGCGCTGCATGATCGTATGAATGCCACGACGGTTTATGTGACCCATGACCAGCTTGAGGCGATGCAGATGGGCGACAAGATCGTCGTGATGAACCACGGTGTTGTTGAACAGTTTGGCGTACCACAAGAAATTTATGACTGGCCCGCGACAAAATTTGTAGCGCAATTTATTGGGTCGCCTTGTATGAATTTCCTCGACTTTAAGGGAAGTGTTTCAAAGGATACTGACAGCGTTCAGCTTGAGAACGTCTCGCTGGAGATCCCCAAATCCATTGATGGCGTCAACGGTGATTTGACGTTCGGTATCCGCCCAGAGCATATCTTTCTTGATGACAGTGCAGGCTACCGCGGGCGTGTCGTGGCCACAGAATACCTTGGCACGACACAGATCGTCACGCTGGATACACCCAACGGGCAGATCAAAGCGCGGGTTGCGTCGTCGGATAAGATTTCCGTTGGGCAACAAACCGGTCTGCGGTTTGATCCGCGCACTGTCACCCTTTTCGATGCATCCACTGGCCACGCATTGCGCAGCCATGCCAACCAAGGAGTGATCTAA
- a CDS encoding carbohydrate ABC transporter permease produces the protein MSFSVTDPSKGAKWFAGILVVAYAVITLIPLLWIVATGFKSPVDSIAYPPVVVFEPTLEGYVNLFTDRTRATDDMLEAAGPPTTWYDEIARERGTVISGPSRYGERFLNSVIIGFGSTALCMVLGTMAAYAFSRFKVPLKDDLLFFILSTRMMPPIAVAIPIFLMFRNLGLNDTHLGMILLYTAVNLSLSVWLLKGFIDEIPIEYEEAALIDGYTRFQAFYKVVLPQAATGIASTAIFCLIFAWNEYAFAVLLTSGTAQTAPPFIPTIIGTSGKDWPAVAAGATIFLIPVMVFTILLRKHLLRGITFGAVRK, from the coding sequence ATGAGCTTTTCAGTCACAGACCCGTCCAAGGGCGCCAAATGGTTCGCTGGTATCTTAGTGGTGGCCTATGCTGTTATCACGCTGATCCCGCTGCTTTGGATCGTTGCCACGGGCTTCAAATCGCCTGTTGATTCAATCGCCTATCCACCTGTTGTCGTTTTTGAACCCACGCTTGAAGGCTATGTGAACCTGTTCACGGATCGGACCCGCGCGACGGACGATATGCTTGAGGCCGCTGGGCCGCCAACCACGTGGTACGACGAAATCGCCCGCGAACGCGGTACGGTCATTTCCGGACCATCGCGCTACGGTGAACGTTTCTTAAACTCGGTCATCATCGGGTTTGGGTCGACGGCACTGTGTATGGTCCTCGGGACGATGGCGGCCTATGCGTTCAGCCGCTTTAAGGTGCCGCTTAAGGATGATTTGTTGTTCTTCATTCTGTCCACCCGGATGATGCCGCCGATTGCTGTTGCCATTCCGATCTTCCTGATGTTCCGAAATTTGGGGCTTAACGACACGCACCTTGGTATGATCCTGCTGTATACCGCAGTGAACTTGTCATTGTCGGTCTGGTTGCTGAAAGGGTTCATCGACGAGATCCCGATTGAATATGAAGAAGCTGCACTGATCGACGGTTACACGCGGTTCCAAGCCTTCTACAAAGTGGTCTTGCCACAGGCAGCCACTGGCATCGCATCGACAGCAATCTTTTGCCTGATCTTTGCGTGGAACGAATATGCCTTTGCCGTTCTTCTGACGTCTGGCACGGCACAAACTGCGCCGCCGTTCATCCCGACAATCATTGGCACGAGCGGCAAAGATTGGCCTGCAGTTGCGGCAGGTGCGACGATCTTTCTCATCCCTGTTATGGTCTTTACCATTTTGTTGCGCAAGCACCTGCTGCGTGGGATCACATTCGGAGCGGTTCGCAAATGA
- a CDS encoding carbohydrate ABC transporter permease, with the protein MIHSPMDRAAAKTPDGVAKRIRGLSDRTIAWIFVAPTLFLLLAVNIFPLIWTIRLSFTNFRVNRPNNDVEWVGLRNYQRILNDPDVWATMQATAHFLIWTIVLQVLIGFTLAYLINKKFKGNDLWTTIIVFPMMLSPAVVGNFWTFLYQPQIGLFNYAVTFFTGGDPASFSMIGDVHLAPWAIVIADTWMWTPFVMLICLAGLRSIPDSIYEAAECDRASKWRQFWTITIPMALPFLMLAVLFRGIENFKMFDLVVQLTGGGPGNTTTLTSIDLKREAFEKWRTGYSSAYAVILFVTVFGLASIYVKALNKVKER; encoded by the coding sequence ATGATACACTCCCCCATGGACAGGGCGGCGGCCAAAACGCCCGACGGGGTAGCAAAGCGCATTCGCGGGCTTTCGGATCGCACCATCGCGTGGATATTCGTGGCCCCCACTTTGTTTTTGCTGCTGGCTGTGAATATCTTCCCGCTGATCTGGACGATCCGCCTAAGCTTTACCAACTTCCGCGTTAACCGTCCCAACAACGATGTTGAGTGGGTGGGCTTGCGAAATTACCAACGCATTTTGAACGATCCCGACGTCTGGGCCACGATGCAGGCCACCGCACATTTCTTGATCTGGACGATTGTATTGCAGGTGCTGATTGGCTTCACATTGGCCTACCTGATCAATAAGAAATTCAAGGGCAACGATTTGTGGACGACGATTATCGTTTTCCCGATGATGCTGTCGCCCGCCGTGGTCGGTAACTTCTGGACGTTCCTGTATCAGCCACAAATCGGCTTGTTCAACTATGCGGTTACGTTTTTCACAGGTGGCGATCCGGCCAGTTTCTCGATGATTGGGGATGTGCATCTGGCCCCTTGGGCGATTGTCATCGCCGACACATGGATGTGGACACCGTTTGTGATGCTGATCTGTCTGGCGGGGCTTAGGTCAATCCCAGACAGTATCTATGAGGCCGCCGAATGTGACCGTGCCAGCAAATGGCGGCAATTTTGGACCATAACGATTCCGATGGCGTTGCCGTTTTTGATGTTGGCCGTGCTGTTTCGCGGGATTGAGAATTTCAAGATGTTCGATCTGGTCGTGCAACTCACTGGCGGTGGGCCGGGCAACACGACCACGCTGACTTCAATCGATCTGAAGCGCGAAGCGTTTGAAAAATGGCGCACGGGCTATTCAAGCGCCTACGCTGTGATCCTCTTTGTGACCGTCTTCGGCCTTGCGTCGATCTACGTCAAAGCCCTGAACAAGGTAAAAGAACGATGA